A single genomic interval of Stieleria maiorica harbors:
- the mads7 gene encoding methylation-associated defense system protein MAD7, with amino-acid sequence MALSKKDKDFRLTKTSYLEFKQIEMDRVLTTLLARIRHSGLPSRIRRTVDVTLKDFTNEFLEHPELFGGFDKYPKVLEQWLETHLMDIVNRGKSNQAIAAPRPLHGFTYRFRNAKKCRDYGAAQHIYETLYHARHNGQNAIDQLKRFFFPGQDLNTDKFDANTQIDVETQALLALCNQVTQDIADNTKERDSQKPVCVGSADLMADDVIGLLVYQNFIPRSVMVEYLKILLSFHMALYHLRLFKLLPLLIKRRSADPTCATGNCPMQPRNLTEPHGGCPYRVHLLADVANVPGSHMATLAERSADVHFGRITGFVKANYTIKKLDEFAEHLVKKGKLIRPDNGFAIGDLLQLLEPTHKNEREAFFSSRLAGVLETSSGASKEDIAPEIEAVVDMGLSDFETYIEIIVGLQAAGHRRNIVTALDSLMMKNDQGALLAQPRVRNSKRRVVLDGRLLEVLLQIAVLRPGGRRGFHTTEMRIEEVLLFLRERYGIYVDRLPPNDGFGEASITDREALRENLALFKTRLREVGFYRDLSDAYVTQTVTPRYSIPEYDTSSVAEEDGA; translated from the coding sequence ATGGCACTTTCTAAAAAAGACAAAGACTTCCGTCTAACAAAGACCAGCTACCTTGAGTTCAAGCAGATCGAGATGGATCGCGTCTTGACGACTTTGCTTGCTCGTATCCGTCATAGTGGGCTACCTAGCCGTATTCGCCGAACGGTAGACGTCACTCTCAAGGATTTCACAAACGAGTTTCTGGAGCATCCAGAACTGTTCGGCGGATTTGACAAGTATCCGAAAGTCTTGGAGCAATGGCTTGAAACGCACCTGATGGACATTGTGAATCGGGGAAAATCGAATCAGGCGATCGCCGCTCCCCGACCGCTCCACGGGTTCACATACCGCTTTCGCAACGCGAAGAAGTGCCGAGACTATGGAGCTGCCCAGCACATCTATGAAACGCTTTACCACGCTCGACACAATGGTCAGAACGCGATTGACCAGCTCAAGCGGTTCTTCTTTCCCGGACAAGACCTGAACACTGACAAGTTTGACGCAAATACTCAGATCGACGTGGAAACGCAGGCATTGCTGGCATTGTGCAACCAGGTAACTCAGGACATCGCGGACAACACAAAGGAACGAGACAGCCAAAAGCCTGTCTGCGTTGGTTCTGCGGACCTTATGGCCGATGACGTGATTGGGCTTCTTGTGTATCAAAACTTCATTCCGCGCAGCGTCATGGTGGAGTATTTGAAGATTTTGTTGTCATTTCACATGGCACTCTACCACCTGAGGCTGTTCAAGCTGCTGCCGCTACTCATCAAGCGTCGATCTGCGGACCCAACCTGTGCTACCGGCAACTGCCCCATGCAGCCGAGAAACCTGACTGAACCACATGGTGGCTGCCCTTATCGGGTTCATTTACTCGCAGACGTAGCGAACGTGCCAGGATCTCACATGGCGACGTTGGCCGAACGAAGCGCGGATGTTCACTTTGGAAGAATTACAGGCTTCGTGAAAGCGAATTACACCATCAAGAAGCTCGACGAGTTCGCAGAACATCTTGTAAAGAAGGGCAAATTGATTCGTCCAGACAACGGATTCGCGATTGGAGACCTTCTTCAGTTGTTGGAGCCGACACACAAGAATGAACGCGAAGCATTTTTCAGTAGTCGTTTGGCGGGTGTATTAGAAACGAGTTCGGGGGCATCGAAGGAAGACATCGCACCGGAAATTGAAGCTGTTGTCGACATGGGACTGTCAGATTTCGAGACCTACATTGAAATCATCGTTGGCCTGCAAGCTGCGGGGCATCGTCGAAACATTGTTACGGCTCTCGACTCGCTGATGATGAAGAACGATCAAGGGGCACTTTTAGCACAACCGAGAGTCCGCAACTCAAAGCGTCGCGTTGTACTCGATGGCCGGCTGCTCGAAGTTTTATTGCAGATCGCCGTGCTTCGGCCAGGAGGGCGTCGTGGCTTCCATACCACCGAGATGAGAATAGAGGAGGTTCTGCTATTTCTTCGCGAACGATACGGGATTTATGTCGACCGTCTGCCACCAAACGATGGCTTTGGCGAGGCGAGTATCACTGACAGGGAGGCATTGCGTGAGAACCTTGCGTTGTTCAAGACGCGACTGCGGGAAGTGGGATTCTATCGTGATTTATCTGACGCCTATGTCACACAAACTGTGACACCCCGTTACTCAATTCCAGAATACGACACCTCAAGCGTCGCTGAGGAGGATGGGGCATGA
- the mads8 gene encoding methylation-associated defense system ATP-binding protein MAD8 — protein MLIQRGPGHCMRVSDLDADLMSRLCSRLRGEVPDSLVFVLTDDAHSKNDDVYITSTKLIELRNPEADGTIRPPLLVFVPNELRTSSEDSFGIATFEDVRLGDVYSDVNRKLLEEIPVAIRSGVQSILQRVSQSDWNWATPLAVTRFLLTIKVNDCDPDVVGAALYELGLVPDFKLLADATKAPYRVGTNLRCVSSLTTSEKSDRLRTMDLGLEKRAFRADLANFLSEIGLENPHHWTRQIVRDRSNYRFSFDKWEFEDEADAPDEVFVEVTDTKLPRVGEEDSGVQSLEGLTGELVLPLGKNGLKKFSVAFQVDPIPSKVEGLAKFQLQIISVNNGPTGIVKSVSAWKTNSGKKTVSFNKLAGFDWEEGWHFVRVQAFTEDGERLTLLDRKGQALPWIDDTSSEQTQAPNEGDLFYVVPEGDVEVEPVQRAIPRHPSLLHAQRDLQFTAILDDRESQQIVPSSVHWSEKSRGSQAMIEAKFGSEGTVNIPVSGCLCGIEQRILAEPEVLATWRLSINRGVAGDPVCTALNVTGAVSIDAFLVARKSLFEAITRGELNLISQGADFGELHDEVLEYAVQFQLLLQTLLRHAEARSGKDRHEVLVAIEGLLNIDVVHIGLTNYRGQRQQAALIGPLHPIRCLWLAGWSALGESWITIAEKSRREFVSPARDVLLNRLLPANHPPYLSVGHGSVFTAVDNIHPLWTLYAPSLERDARGLIGNVTSALGLPEPDIGGMTVTGKFLAGRVQRYLVQHPYVRSLSINAFNPGRGRVLADMLLELQGIEALHGMKYDIRLFVPDANEPGVGENLLELLNPEGSTTAQRADAFSALGKDHLNPKLRVAIRPTADFRSESDAYPAHVSLLFDVFPAEAVSAGKYQAEQAGAPVHGLLQDFVLDYTDDGETVAWTRQPRHGRASAISGAESITDLLSSLPTVFSAATATVATGQAGVSNRPQVTLALDNDDRALIHQVHDVSDWVFTVDRNIGIEYFDHNDQGIRPDYLIEHTPTLENGLGHQVLVTSRSLLEVEAMMRSVLQRYSLPHDGKRSAAILDSLRSLSGRLALKLIASPNQRAEALGLALAKLYLDHQGIFSNQIVVPLDAHVDLYREPRKAAADLQEEVSLKRTDLALFDLNAATRTITCNLIEVKCYSNAGNLAQYAQLKDSIVEQLETSERVIRLHFDPRLHTPDRIDRSFKTAELCKLLEFYVERSARFEMLEHKVADEARFFLRTLEDGYDLKFTRSAIVFDFEKDGVDESEVDNEVEFHRVGIDVIQTLVNEVGARPSDSEDDSSSGDLFVSDNGEAPPTPSSGGEAAVETTSSIPKLSAAAFLAPDRDRCVDWDSLTTRSFVSDLDEDAIQPSSFQSEDEQDQDIRAGATEAPQQKPAAERKSLAEPGQEQIESEHAVSPETGVQRIEESKETVSVLPAQADERGPSFDVLLGSTNDSPQYGIIGEFAGRKIALDLNQTHTISLFGVQGGGKSYTLGSVAEMATVPIPNINHLPSPLATVIFHYSPTQDYRPEFTSMREPNSESWAIEALEKRFGAKPRAIEDVLLLVPKDKIEDRRREYPGVDVHPLRFSAKELQVSHWQFLMGAVGNQLYMRQLKSIMRGLRNNMTLEGLRSGIDNSSLSDSLKDLAGLRLEMAGQYIDDESSLKGLIRPGRLVIVDLRDEFIEKDEALGLFVVLLQLFGDATYEGTKFNKLVVFDEAHKYIDSAELVAGLVEVVREMRHKGTSVMVASQDPPSVPLALIELSTQIILHRFNSPAWIKYIQKANSSLHALTPEKMAQLKQGEAFVWSAKATDESFSRDAMKIQCRPRVTKHGGDTKTAVNT, from the coding sequence ATGCTGATTCAGCGTGGTCCAGGCCATTGCATGCGGGTCTCAGACCTCGATGCAGACTTGATGTCGCGACTTTGTTCGCGTTTGCGGGGAGAAGTACCTGATTCATTGGTATTCGTACTGACGGACGACGCTCATTCAAAGAACGATGATGTTTACATCACAAGTACGAAACTGATCGAGCTGCGCAATCCAGAGGCCGATGGCACTATCAGGCCGCCTCTGCTCGTGTTTGTTCCGAATGAACTGAGGACCTCCTCGGAGGATTCGTTCGGAATCGCTACCTTCGAGGATGTGCGTCTTGGAGATGTCTATTCTGATGTCAATCGCAAGCTTCTTGAGGAAATTCCTGTTGCGATTCGGAGTGGCGTACAGAGCATCTTGCAGCGCGTTTCGCAGAGCGATTGGAACTGGGCTACTCCACTTGCTGTCACGCGGTTCCTGTTGACAATCAAGGTCAACGACTGTGATCCTGATGTGGTCGGTGCGGCGCTTTATGAGTTGGGACTCGTGCCCGACTTCAAATTACTTGCTGACGCGACCAAGGCCCCATACCGTGTTGGGACAAATCTACGGTGTGTGTCTAGTCTGACTACCTCGGAAAAGTCCGATCGTTTGCGCACGATGGACCTCGGACTTGAAAAGCGTGCGTTTAGAGCCGACCTCGCGAACTTTTTATCAGAAATCGGGCTTGAAAATCCGCACCACTGGACTCGTCAGATAGTGCGCGACCGGTCGAACTACCGCTTTTCATTTGACAAATGGGAGTTTGAAGACGAGGCCGACGCACCGGACGAAGTCTTCGTGGAAGTGACAGACACAAAGCTGCCAAGGGTTGGTGAAGAAGATAGTGGTGTTCAGAGTCTCGAAGGGTTGACTGGCGAGCTCGTGTTGCCGCTGGGCAAGAACGGTTTGAAGAAATTCAGTGTTGCATTTCAGGTCGATCCAATACCGTCGAAAGTCGAAGGACTAGCGAAGTTCCAACTTCAGATCATTTCGGTAAACAACGGCCCAACAGGTATCGTCAAAAGTGTCTCGGCCTGGAAAACCAATTCAGGTAAGAAGACCGTGAGTTTCAATAAACTCGCTGGATTCGATTGGGAAGAAGGCTGGCATTTCGTACGAGTCCAAGCATTCACTGAGGATGGCGAGCGACTCACACTTCTTGATCGCAAGGGACAAGCGCTACCGTGGATCGACGATACAAGTTCAGAACAAACACAAGCACCGAACGAAGGTGACCTTTTCTATGTAGTTCCTGAAGGCGACGTGGAAGTTGAGCCCGTTCAACGTGCCATTCCTCGCCACCCAAGTCTTCTGCACGCACAACGAGACCTGCAATTCACTGCTATCCTTGACGATCGTGAATCCCAGCAGATCGTACCATCCTCTGTACATTGGTCGGAGAAGTCTCGTGGCTCCCAGGCAATGATCGAAGCCAAGTTTGGCAGCGAAGGGACGGTCAATATTCCAGTCAGTGGCTGCCTTTGTGGCATTGAGCAAAGAATACTTGCTGAGCCCGAAGTTTTGGCGACGTGGCGGCTGTCGATCAATCGCGGCGTCGCAGGCGATCCCGTCTGCACAGCACTCAATGTAACCGGCGCAGTTTCGATTGACGCGTTCCTTGTAGCTCGCAAGTCTCTTTTTGAAGCGATCACACGAGGCGAGTTGAATCTCATCTCACAAGGCGCTGATTTCGGCGAACTCCACGACGAAGTTCTTGAATACGCAGTTCAGTTTCAGTTGTTACTGCAAACATTGCTGCGTCACGCGGAGGCCCGAAGTGGAAAAGATCGGCACGAGGTGCTCGTGGCCATTGAGGGGCTCTTGAATATCGACGTCGTTCACATCGGCTTGACAAACTATCGAGGCCAGAGACAGCAGGCAGCGCTGATTGGCCCACTTCATCCGATTCGGTGCCTTTGGCTAGCTGGTTGGTCCGCTCTTGGAGAGTCATGGATCACGATTGCCGAGAAGTCTCGAAGAGAGTTCGTTTCGCCTGCCAGAGATGTCTTGCTGAACCGGTTACTGCCGGCAAACCATCCTCCCTATCTCTCGGTCGGTCACGGGAGTGTATTTACCGCAGTGGACAATATTCACCCACTGTGGACGCTCTATGCTCCCAGTTTGGAGCGGGATGCACGAGGACTTATAGGAAACGTGACATCCGCGCTAGGATTGCCCGAGCCTGACATTGGAGGGATGACTGTCACAGGCAAGTTTTTGGCAGGCCGAGTTCAGCGTTACCTCGTTCAGCACCCCTATGTTCGTTCACTATCGATCAATGCTTTCAATCCCGGACGGGGACGAGTGCTCGCTGACATGCTCCTTGAACTTCAGGGCATTGAGGCACTTCATGGCATGAAATACGACATCCGTTTGTTCGTGCCTGACGCAAACGAACCGGGTGTTGGAGAGAACCTACTTGAGTTGTTGAACCCCGAGGGCAGCACAACGGCGCAGCGAGCTGATGCGTTTTCAGCTTTGGGCAAGGACCACTTGAATCCAAAATTGAGGGTCGCGATTCGCCCAACGGCAGATTTTCGGTCGGAGAGTGACGCGTACCCAGCTCATGTCAGCCTGCTGTTCGACGTGTTTCCAGCGGAGGCGGTTTCTGCCGGAAAGTATCAAGCGGAACAAGCTGGTGCTCCGGTACACGGTCTGCTGCAAGACTTCGTTCTCGACTACACAGACGATGGAGAAACAGTCGCCTGGACACGGCAGCCTCGACATGGGCGAGCATCTGCGATTAGTGGAGCTGAGTCTATCACTGATTTGCTATCGTCTCTCCCAACCGTTTTCTCAGCTGCGACCGCGACGGTTGCCACGGGACAGGCGGGAGTATCGAATCGGCCTCAGGTTACGCTTGCGCTCGACAATGACGATAGAGCACTGATTCACCAAGTCCACGACGTGAGTGACTGGGTCTTCACCGTCGATCGGAACATTGGAATCGAATACTTTGATCACAATGACCAAGGAATCCGGCCTGACTACTTGATCGAACATACACCCACATTGGAAAACGGATTGGGACATCAGGTTCTTGTGACCTCACGCTCGCTGCTCGAAGTTGAGGCAATGATGCGATCGGTCTTGCAGCGATATTCGTTGCCGCACGATGGGAAGAGATCCGCTGCTATTCTCGATAGCTTGCGATCTTTATCAGGTCGACTTGCACTGAAGTTGATTGCCTCGCCGAACCAGAGAGCGGAAGCGCTTGGTCTCGCGCTCGCAAAGCTGTATCTCGACCATCAAGGAATCTTCTCTAATCAAATCGTCGTGCCACTCGATGCCCATGTTGACCTGTATCGGGAGCCAAGAAAAGCCGCTGCTGATCTCCAGGAGGAAGTCAGCCTCAAGCGTACTGATCTGGCATTATTCGATCTCAACGCAGCAACACGAACAATTACCTGCAACCTGATTGAAGTGAAGTGCTATTCCAACGCAGGCAATCTCGCTCAGTACGCTCAGTTGAAGGACAGTATTGTTGAGCAGTTGGAAACGAGCGAACGCGTCATCCGCCTTCATTTCGATCCTCGCTTGCATACTCCTGACCGAATCGACCGCTCGTTCAAAACAGCGGAACTTTGCAAGTTGCTTGAGTTCTATGTTGAACGTTCAGCACGTTTTGAGATGCTTGAACACAAGGTGGCCGATGAGGCTCGATTTTTTCTTCGGACACTTGAAGACGGCTATGATTTGAAGTTTACGCGTAGTGCAATAGTGTTCGATTTTGAGAAGGACGGTGTTGACGAATCAGAAGTCGATAATGAAGTTGAGTTCCATCGAGTCGGCATAGACGTCATTCAAACGCTCGTAAATGAGGTTGGTGCGCGACCGAGTGATTCCGAGGATGATTCCAGCAGTGGTGATCTGTTTGTCTCAGATAACGGTGAAGCCCCTCCCACACCGAGTTCTGGCGGAGAGGCAGCAGTCGAAACGACATCATCGATACCAAAGCTGAGTGCTGCTGCATTCCTTGCCCCAGATCGTGACCGATGCGTGGATTGGGACTCGCTGACCACACGTAGTTTTGTCTCCGATCTTGACGAGGATGCCATTCAACCATCTTCATTCCAATCCGAAGACGAACAAGACCAGGACATTAGAGCAGGAGCCACCGAAGCCCCGCAGCAGAAACCCGCGGCTGAACGTAAATCACTCGCTGAACCAGGACAGGAACAAATAGAGTCCGAGCACGCAGTGTCGCCAGAAACTGGCGTCCAGAGAATCGAGGAGTCGAAAGAGACAGTTTCCGTCCTGCCGGCTCAAGCGGATGAGCGCGGTCCATCTTTCGACGTACTTTTGGGAAGTACCAATGATTCTCCCCAGTACGGCATTATCGGTGAATTTGCGGGGCGTAAAATTGCATTGGACCTGAATCAGACCCACACAATCAGCTTGTTTGGTGTCCAGGGAGGTGGCAAAAGCTACACACTCGGTTCGGTCGCTGAGATGGCGACGGTTCCAATCCCGAACATCAATCACCTCCCGAGCCCACTCGCCACTGTAATTTTTCATTACAGCCCAACTCAGGACTATCGCCCCGAGTTCACGTCCATGCGGGAGCCGAACTCCGAGAGTTGGGCCATCGAAGCACTGGAAAAACGGTTCGGCGCGAAGCCTCGGGCTATCGAAGATGTTTTGCTGCTGGTCCCGAAGGACAAGATTGAGGATCGTCGTCGAGAATATCCGGGAGTTGACGTGCACCCGCTTCGTTTTTCCGCAAAAGAGTTGCAGGTGAGCCACTGGCAGTTCCTGATGGGGGCTGTTGGGAACCAGCTCTACATGCGGCAGCTAAAGTCAATAATGCGAGGTCTCCGCAACAACATGACGCTGGAGGGACTTCGGAGTGGAATTGATAACTCCTCGCTATCTGACAGTTTGAAGGATTTGGCGGGACTTCGACTGGAAATGGCAGGGCAGTACATTGATGACGAGAGTAGCTTGAAGGGATTGATCCGGCCTGGACGGTTGGTAATCGTCGATTTGCGTGACGAGTTCATCGAGAAAGACGAAGCGCTCGGACTCTTTGTTGTTCTGTTGCAACTTTTCGGAGACGCGACCTACGAAGGTACGAAGTTCAATAAGCTGGTTGTCTTCGACGAGGCCCACAAATACATCGACAGTGCTGAACTGGTTGCCGGACTCGTGGAAGTCGTTCGTGAAATGCGCCACAAAGGCACAAGTGTGATGGTGGCTAGCCAGGACCCTCCGTCGGTCCCGCTGGCTCTGATTGAATTGTCGACACAGATCATTCTGCATCGCTTCAACTCGCCTGCATGGATCAAGTACATCCAGAAAGCGAACTCCTCTCTGCATGCGCTCACGCCGGAAAAGATGGCCCAACTGAAGCAAGGCGAAGCCTTTGTCTGGTCAGCTAAAGCAACCGACGAGTCGTTTTCACGAGACGCAATGAAGATTCAATGCAGACCACGAGTGACGAAACATGGCGGTGATACAAAAACGGCGGTCAATACTTGA